Proteins co-encoded in one Marinomonas sp. IMCC 4694 genomic window:
- the modB gene encoding molybdate ABC transporter permease subunit translates to MSLSSEDLDAIWLTLKLATIVTVLLMIIGTPIAWWLARTQSWLKGPINAIVAMPLILPPTVLGFYLLIFLGPQGAMGQWLESLGITPLPFSFSGLVVASMLHSLPFVVQPIQNAFIAVGESPLDAAATLRASPLDTFVNVVLPLAKPGYLSAAVLGFAHTVGEFGVVLMIGGNIPNETRVISVQIYDHVEALEYGHAHTLSILMIAFAFVVLTLLYRAQKRRPRHSKTSDVF, encoded by the coding sequence GTGTCACTCAGTTCAGAAGACCTGGACGCTATCTGGCTGACCTTAAAGCTCGCCACCATAGTGACCGTATTGTTAATGATCATCGGCACGCCCATCGCCTGGTGGTTAGCTCGAACCCAGTCATGGTTAAAAGGCCCAATAAATGCCATTGTGGCCATGCCCTTAATACTGCCACCCACAGTATTGGGGTTTTATTTATTGATCTTCCTTGGACCGCAAGGCGCCATGGGGCAATGGCTTGAGTCTTTAGGTATCACGCCGTTGCCGTTCAGCTTTTCTGGTTTGGTTGTGGCGTCCATGCTGCATTCTTTACCCTTTGTGGTACAACCCATCCAGAACGCTTTTATTGCTGTAGGAGAATCCCCATTGGACGCCGCTGCGACACTTCGCGCTTCGCCGTTGGACACCTTTGTTAATGTGGTGCTGCCACTGGCAAAACCCGGCTATCTCAGCGCCGCGGTGCTGGGCTTTGCTCATACGGTTGGCGAATTTGGTGTTGTGCTCATGATTGGCGGGAACATTCCTAATGAAACTCGTGTTATTTCGGTGCAAATATACGATCACGTTGAAGCCCTTGAATACGGACACGCTCACACATTGTCGATCTTAATGATCGCCTTTGCCTTTGTGGTACTGACGCTTTTGTATCGAGCTCAAAAACGACGCCCCCGCCACTCTAAAACCAGCGATGTATTTTAA
- the modA gene encoding molybdate ABC transporter substrate-binding protein, with product MKSYRFVNAMGRALSVFLLTTLLIVMPSRSVAGELSIAVASNFIAPIKKIATQFKQETGHSLRLSFGSSGKFYAQIKNNAPFDVFLSADLVKPRALSKEQLALPDSLTIYAKGKLVLWSVKPINALTLEAAVVNANRIAIANPTLAPYGKAAEDVLKHLTRWDSTESKRVQGENISQTYQFVYSQNADLGFVALSQVRSGRITGYTKDIPTKLYRPINQGGVILSRSENKALAATFMTFLMRADTQAQIINMGYAE from the coding sequence GTGAAGTCTTACCGTTTTGTTAATGCCATGGGGAGGGCTTTGAGCGTGTTTTTGCTCACGACACTGCTCATTGTGATGCCATCCCGGTCAGTTGCGGGGGAGTTAAGTATCGCTGTCGCATCTAACTTCATTGCCCCTATTAAAAAAATTGCGACGCAGTTTAAACAAGAAACTGGGCACTCACTTCGACTGTCCTTTGGCTCCTCTGGGAAGTTTTATGCGCAAATCAAAAACAACGCCCCATTCGATGTTTTTTTGTCGGCCGATCTGGTCAAGCCACGCGCGCTCAGTAAGGAACAATTAGCCCTTCCTGACAGCCTGACTATTTACGCCAAAGGCAAGCTGGTGCTTTGGTCAGTAAAGCCGATAAACGCACTGACACTTGAAGCCGCCGTCGTCAACGCCAATCGTATCGCCATTGCCAACCCTACTTTGGCGCCTTATGGCAAAGCCGCTGAAGACGTATTGAAACACTTAACACGGTGGGACAGTACGGAATCCAAACGGGTTCAGGGTGAAAACATCAGCCAGACCTACCAATTTGTTTACTCACAAAATGCCGACCTTGGGTTTGTCGCGCTCTCGCAAGTGCGCTCAGGCCGCATCACAGGGTATACCAAAGATATCCCTACTAAACTGTACCGCCCCATCAACCAAGGGGGCGTAATACTATCGAGATCAGAAAACAAAGCCTTAGCCGCCACGTTTATGACATTTTTGATGCGTGCAGACACACAGGCTCAGATCATTAACATGGGTTACGCAGAATAG
- a CDS encoding Rieske (2Fe-2S) protein, translating into MFNKHLIPNAQNLPEGKALNIEVEKYRFVVTKQQGKIIAYENLCPHQKKPLHGASDSVLDDDEDYLKCHHHGALFSPLDGTCITGPCQGSHLKKATVGIEQGNCYLLIA; encoded by the coding sequence GTGTTTAATAAGCATCTAATCCCTAATGCGCAAAATCTTCCTGAAGGCAAGGCGCTTAATATCGAAGTAGAAAAATACCGCTTTGTTGTGACCAAGCAGCAAGGCAAAATTATTGCCTACGAAAACCTATGCCCGCATCAAAAAAAGCCCCTTCATGGAGCGTCTGACTCGGTATTAGACGACGACGAAGATTATCTAAAGTGCCATCATCATGGCGCACTTTTCTCACCGTTGGACGGCACTTGCATTACCGGTCCATGCCAAGGCAGCCATCTAAAAAAAGCCACAGTGGGCATTGAACAAGGCAATTGTTATTTATTAATTGCCTAG
- a CDS encoding carboxylate/amino acid/amine transporter: MPILIAVTLLWAFSFSLIGVYLAGQVDAWFSVLMRVALATVIFLPFLKLRQIEANIALKLMVCGALQLGIMYGFYYQSFLYLSVPEVLLFTVMTPLYVTLINDMLDRRLNIGFAFSALIAILGAVAIRYQGIDEGFIKGLIIVQCANLCFAAGQVGYKRLIAKERPDLPQRTVFGWFFLGALAVVIPCYILLGNPDKLPTTTLQWSILTYLGIVASGIGYFAWNKGATMVNIGTLAVANNLLIPAGIIVNVVFWNRDADILRLSIGGGIILLALWVNDKFTGKFNQTFNAQSNARSDVTNP; this comes from the coding sequence ATGCCAATACTCATTGCCGTCACTCTCTTGTGGGCGTTTTCATTTAGCTTAATCGGCGTGTATCTCGCCGGCCAAGTGGACGCTTGGTTTTCTGTTCTTATGCGTGTCGCCTTGGCGACGGTAATTTTCTTACCGTTTCTGAAGTTGCGTCAGATTGAAGCCAATATCGCTTTAAAATTGATGGTATGTGGTGCCTTACAACTGGGCATAATGTATGGATTTTACTACCAGTCGTTCCTGTATTTGTCTGTGCCTGAAGTGCTCTTGTTTACGGTGATGACGCCCCTCTACGTTACGCTCATTAATGACATGCTGGACCGTCGCCTCAATATCGGCTTTGCTTTCAGTGCACTGATTGCGATTTTAGGCGCAGTGGCTATTCGTTACCAAGGGATTGATGAAGGCTTTATTAAAGGGCTGATTATCGTACAATGCGCCAATCTTTGCTTTGCAGCCGGGCAGGTAGGCTACAAACGCTTAATCGCCAAAGAGCGCCCTGACCTTCCTCAGCGCACCGTCTTTGGCTGGTTTTTCTTGGGGGCATTGGCCGTGGTCATACCCTGCTATATTCTGCTTGGAAACCCAGACAAACTCCCCACCACAACATTGCAATGGTCGATTTTGACGTACTTGGGCATAGTCGCGTCAGGCATTGGCTATTTTGCTTGGAACAAAGGCGCCACCATGGTCAACATTGGCACCCTAGCTGTGGCCAACAACTTACTCATTCCAGCGGGCATTATTGTCAATGTGGTTTTTTGGAACCGTGATGCCGACATTCTGCGTTTAAGCATCGGAGGAGGAATTATCTTACTTGCGTTGTGGGTGAATGATAAATTCACCGGTAAGTTCAATCAGACATTCAATGCTCAGTCCAACGCCCGATCTGACGTGACAAACCCATAA
- the modC gene encoding molybdenum ABC transporter ATP-binding protein, producing MSSIKNNTLIIKVAQHHNEQGSFSLDLDLALPNSGVTALFGPSGSGKTTLLRCLAGLEKNNRNNTENTLSLNGEIWQQPGYFRPAHKRPIGYVFQDANLFPHLTAGENIQFAIKRADPFQSVVSYNEIVQLLNIKAVLSHYPDQLSGGERQRVAMARAMLIQPKLLLMDEPLSALDETIKQDILPYLEQLCQSARIPILYVSHSLEEVIRLADHMVLLEKGRAVEQGDTHTLLGKLGTSFSRHQGASVVVSGTIVRQEDRWGLSWLSIADQDQNPNKQTLAFKQGKEKIGDAVRVRIPSRDVTISLSEPVDSSVLNRLSAHIDDIENDPQDPSKVMVRLLVGHTPVLARITALSAHRLSLKKGQSVVAQIKSVALVR from the coding sequence ATGTCATCTATAAAAAACAATACGCTGATCATTAAAGTGGCTCAACACCACAACGAACAAGGGAGTTTCTCTCTTGATCTGGATTTAGCCTTGCCAAATTCCGGTGTCACCGCTTTATTTGGACCCTCCGGCTCAGGCAAAACCACCTTGTTACGCTGTCTAGCCGGACTAGAAAAAAACAACAGAAACAACACAGAAAACACCCTCAGTTTAAATGGTGAAATTTGGCAACAACCAGGGTATTTCCGGCCTGCACACAAGCGCCCCATCGGCTACGTTTTCCAAGATGCCAATCTATTCCCGCATCTAACGGCTGGCGAAAACATACAGTTTGCGATAAAACGAGCCGATCCCTTTCAGTCGGTTGTTTCGTACAACGAAATCGTCCAACTGCTCAATATAAAAGCCGTTTTATCCCATTATCCAGACCAACTTTCTGGCGGCGAACGCCAACGGGTAGCCATGGCAAGGGCCATGTTAATACAACCTAAATTACTGTTAATGGACGAACCCCTATCCGCCCTCGATGAGACCATCAAACAAGACATCCTGCCGTACTTAGAACAGCTGTGCCAATCTGCCCGAATTCCTATTCTGTACGTTAGCCATTCACTGGAAGAAGTGATTCGTTTGGCCGACCACATGGTACTACTGGAAAAAGGTCGCGCCGTCGAACAAGGGGATACCCACACCTTGCTGGGGAAACTGGGCACCTCTTTTTCTCGGCATCAGGGGGCCAGCGTTGTGGTGTCTGGTACCATTGTGCGCCAAGAGGATCGCTGGGGGCTGTCTTGGCTTAGCATTGCAGATCAAGATCAAAATCCAAATAAGCAAACTCTCGCATTCAAGCAAGGGAAAGAAAAAATAGGCGACGCCGTCCGTGTTCGCATTCCATCCCGAGACGTCACTATATCGCTGAGCGAACCGGTAGATTCCAGCGTTCTTAATCGCTTATCCGCACACATCGATGACATTGAAAATGACCCGCAGGACCCGAGTAAAGTAATGGTGCGTTTGCTCGTTGGTCACACCCCCGTATTGGCGCGCATTACCGCTTTGTCGGCACATCGCTTATCGCTAAAAAAAGGCCAATCCGTGGTGGCGCAGATCAAATCCGTTGCCTTAGTACGCTAG